The genomic DNA CTTTTTTGCAAGGAGCAACTCTCCCCCGGCCCCTTAGTTAACAATTAGGCCTAACTGGTACTAGCAAAGCTTGGGTGGATGCATGGATGATACCTGTGCTACCAAGTAAGCAGCAGACAGGATTTGATTCAATATCAGTGATTTTTATGCTTCCCGCGCCCTGGCTCATGTCGGCATGTCGCACATGGGTCCTTAATCTTGCTAGTGATTAGTACTCTAGCCCTCGTCGTTTCTGACATCCCTGGTTTTCAGCATGCATGCTAGTTGTGGCAATAAAAGTATAGCATATATACAGCTAGCTTCTGTCCAAGAGACATGCATAATGAAGATTCAAGTACACGATCTTTTAATTTACCAATCCGTCACATTTACTGTCATACAAAATTGCGAGATGATGCATGATTCAGAATTTAACAGACACGAGACAAGATTTTTCAGTTCTCATAGCACCAACGTCTTCATCGATAGTACTGTGCCATAAATAGCACAAACACGAAATAGTCAGAAATCAACCGCCCATAGTTAGTTACCAGTCTAATTCTCAGATCCACCATGTAACCTTACTGATTAAACTACGGACAGACTAATACTAGTACATGataaacaactttttttttaaggaaCCGCAACTCGCAAGGCCACAACTTGATACTGGATCAACTCTCAGATCAGGGACTTAACGGCGGCGGATGCTGCGCCCAGGGGTGTACTAACTGCGCTCGCCGCAGTCGGCGATCTTGACTACCTTGGAGGTGGTTCCACTGCGGGATCCCACATTCTCGATGGCTTCAAGGACATGAAAGCCGGACACAACCTTACCAAAGACGCAGTGGTTGCCGTCAAGGAAGGGGGCCGGCTGGAGGCAGATGAAGAAGCCCGACCCGCAGGTGTAGGGGTAGGGCTGCCCTTCGGTGTGGTTCTCCGGAAGCTCGGAGATCGCGTGGGCCGTCGTGAGGACCCACGTGTCGTGCGGTAGGTCCGACCGCTCTACGTTGGGGAACACGTCGGCGTAGATGGAACCGCcgctggtgccgttgccggaAATGAAGTCGCCGTCGTGGCACATGAACCCCGGGACGACGCGGTGGATTATGGAACCCTTGAAGCAGAGCAGCTTCCCCTTCGTCCCCATGCCCTTCTCACTGGTGCAGAGGGCGCGGAAGTTTTCTGCCGCCAAGGGTGCTAGGTTAGCGTACAGCTCCATCTCGATCCGGCCTGTCGGGTTGCCGTCGATGGTGATGTCGAAAAACACGcaatggccggccgccgccatgtcgAGAGATCGAAACTTAAAGCTAATTTTTCTTCTCTAAATTTGCCAACTCATTAAATAGGTACGGAGAGGAAAAAAAGAgataattttcaaaaaattcctaTTTTTACTTTTTAAATATGAGAAATTATGGGCCCACAAGATTAATTCCGCTTGAACCGTTTCC from Panicum virgatum strain AP13 chromosome 7N, P.virgatum_v5, whole genome shotgun sequence includes the following:
- the LOC120680792 gene encoding peptidyl-prolyl cis-trans isomerase-like, with product MAAAGHCVFFDITIDGNPTGRIEMELYANLAPLAAENFRALCTSEKGMGTKGKLLCFKGSIIHRVVPGFMCHDGDFISGNGTSGGSIYADVFPNVERSDLPHDTWVLTTAHAISELPENHTEGQPYPYTCGSGFFICLQPAPFLDGNHCVFGKVVSGFHVLEAIENVGSRSGTTSKVVKIADCGERS